The following is a genomic window from Hippoglossus stenolepis isolate QCI-W04-F060 chromosome 14, HSTE1.2, whole genome shotgun sequence.
ATCCTGGTGAAATAAATCCGGCACATTTTGGCAACTgatatcgatgagtgtgtgaaatttggtgcagattgaatTGAAGGCAACTGCTGAGGCTTAAAATGTTCAGCTTTTCATTGAAACTGGAggctgtttgttttagtttagtaTATTACATACAACATCatcacaaaatacataaatataatataatataggaAATATAGGAAAACTAGTAGTGGCTTGTATGAAAATCACAGCCAAAAGATAAACAGAAGATAACATAAAACATACAAAGTCACCGATACAGGTTATCTACTTGTGTTCAAGAGAAAATATTAGTCATATTAGTATatcatgtatatataaatatgtgtggTGTTGTTGATTTGTATTACACAATACAAAGTGGAGTCTCTGTTATAGAACCGGCCCTCGTTGATTTAAACGTGTTGGAGGAAATAGTAAAGACACCTGTCACGGTAGAATCAACGTGTCTCTAAACTAACAAATAACCGTAATGAAGGGAAGATTAATTCCAGGCCTGTTGTACTGACCACACAAGTTTTAAGatgaatgtgaataataaaaataataataactataatattAGTACCATAGAGTTATTCGTTCAGATGTGTCATGTGTTGTCATGTGTTAAGGATAAAGAACCATTTTACttcaggttttaaaaaacagcctTTAGAACAGTTGAGCGGAGAAAACAGGAAGCACGCTGCCACTTCTAGCTCCGTTCAAAACAAACCGTTTTAATGAACAATTCAAAATGACAGAATCACCTCGTCTTCACCGGTATGAACACTGAAGTCTGGTTTGCACCGTTATTCAGCGCTGAGCATTAGCCTCTTCAGCTAGCGACCAGGGTGAGGGGAACACAACCTGAGACCGTGCATGTTCACAGGTATCAGAGTAAAAgatgaaacaaagtaaaaagtacTTACCTTGAATAACAACACAGGATTCCTCTCTGAAGATATGAGCCACCACCCGAACCAGCACCAGGCATCAAACACCTGATTGGACAGACACGCGCTCGTGTTGCTGTTCATTGGCTGACAGGGTTCAGGATAGTCCCGCCCCTTTCGACGCTTTAACTCGCCATCGCGGGTGTGATTGGCTGGTTTAAACGTCAATCAAGGCTCAAATGtcatgagcagcagctgaaggttTGAATAAAGGctgaaggaaataaataaagataataaaagtttgattgaatttgatttgtACATGAGAGAGATaagcaaaagaagaaagagCACACTGCTTTACTTTGAAGAGTTATTACCTGTGACCCTGGATTAAAGTTATTGATCTGttattattcatcatgtttgaataatatttaatttatctaTACTGTTTTGAAGATTCattgaacttgtttttattttatatcactGACACTTCATTTTGATTGGTTGATATTCAGTTTGATTGATCTTGCACTGTAACCTGTAACATTTGACTGTATTGTCTTTTCATGGCTGATCGTCTACATATTCTGTATGTTTTAGCAAATAAAGTGACACAATGAAAAAAGGTTTTAGAGAAGGCGGAATAGAAAAGATGTGTTTGATGTTGCTGTTGACAGTGGACAACATGAAGATAGGTATGTAGGTATGAAggtactttattgatcctggAGGAAATGTAGGCCTTCAGTAGCTGTAAGAACTACAGAGGTAAAGTAAAAGGCTGTCAACAAATCATCAGTAATATATAAGATAATACAAAACTTAAGTGAGGAAAACAGAGCCCAGAACCAAAACCAGAATCCTGTTTGACTTGCATCTGTTCAAAATTGGCCAGAGTTTGTACAAAAACTTGAAAGTTTGAACACATCACCCCCGTTCCCGTCTCATTGGTCTGGCCACCTGTCACGCTCAGAATTGATTTCAACATTGTATTGCtagtttttaaatctcttaGCGGCATTGCCCCCTCTTGTATCACTGACCTCCTAATACCATACATACCTGCTTGTGACCTCAGATCTGCAGATCAACTGTTCTCTACTGGTTCCCAGGGTAGAGCGGCAAACTGAGGGCGGTAGAGCTTTTTCTGTAAGGGCTCCACGACTATGGAAAAACCACTGGGAATCACACAAGTTACCTCATTGTCCTCTGTTAAATCTAGTTTAAAGACTCATTTTTATAACATGGCTTTTACCTAGATTTCttatgtctttgtgtatgtAATTATATCTGTTTCTatgtttgtgaagcactttgtaaacttgtttttgaaaagtgccatataaataaggttgtattattattattattttactgggTAGAAGGAAGACTCTGCCCTGGGGACAGATGCGGTCCCACTTCTTATGCAGCATCGCCTGCTTCTCTCACCAGGTTCCGTCTGTGATTTCCCTGCTTGTGTGAATGATCCAGGACCAGAGTGAATCTCAGTGTGTCCTCTATGAGGTGATGGTGTTCAACACAGGTGCAGTACAATGTAGCAGCCTAAGGGAGGTGTCTGAGGGCCAATAAAGAGTATTAGATAAGGTCATCACAGGCCTGTGGATTACAGTAATCCTATCCACCAGTGTTGGGTATCACACAAACTACATTCCAACATAGATGAAGACGAAGATGGTGGTTACTGCTCGTGCCGctgtgctgctcctcctgctcatATCTCAGGGTAAGTCACTGTGCACTCGCATGAGGGATAATATTAAATGATATACTGAAcctacctttaaaaaaaaaacatacaattaCTGTTCTGAAAGAAGTTATCATATTaagtaaatacatatttttgctGAAATGAAATCAGGAATTTAACATCTTTTCTATAAGGAGGCTTTTTAATAGTGTTGAATGAACAATTAagtgtttgtgattgttttcCTGCAATACTATAGTTTTTTTCCCACCAGTCGAGGATTCTTAACACAAACCATGCAGACTAATAACAAATATTTGTCTAACTTGAACCGCAACCCCGACCAACGCATTTATGTATCAAAGTGTGGCATTTAAGTTACTTCCACTTCATTTTGTCTAAAGTTTGGCTCGAGCTTCTCACAGTTCATGTCACCATCTGCTTCTACATTTCATGCATCTGTTGATGTGGAGCAGCCCTGAGAGCTGTTCACTCACAGGAGGTAGGAGCCCATTAATAAACCACCTGAAATGATTCTGAAATGTCATTGTACCTGAGTGTGAGAGCAGGGCTGAGTGTGTTAACTGTGTGTccttcaggaggaggaggttgtccaggaggaggagctgcaggaggaggagcagcaggtgatCGAGACATGGACGAGCAATGTCAAGGCCTGCACCTGTGACTGTGAGTCTGCTGACTCATCCACACTCACCCCCGAGGTCATCCCACCTGTGCCGCCGGCATTACTGCCAACGCCACCTCAGGGGCAACCAATGAACTGCATGCCAGGTGAGGACTCCACCTGTGTCGCCTGACCTGGATTCTATTATAATCCCCTGTTGGTCACACTCACGTGATGTTGAATGTCCTTAATTAACcaagtttttctttaaaaagtgaTAAATGGGATTCAAATGATGCGAAGGACAATGACGTGTAAAGATTTATAGTAGGCAGCCGTGTATcctgttgtgtctttttgtgtgcttgtgtgtctgtgggcacacacaaagctccagaTGGTGTGATGGACCACACAGATGATGGCGGCTGGCCGTGTGCACTCAGCCCAATCTGGACTCTGCATATATTCAGCGATGCACAATCACCTCTTTACTATGATCCCAACATTTTTCTTATTCTCTGCTTCAGGTTAAAAAGGTTTGGATCTGTTTCACATATAGATTAGAACAGGTTGAGATTAAGAGATGCTCAACTGTGAAGAAGAGGCCTGGAATGTCCAATGCTGTTAGACAATCTTATTACCAGTGCAGGAATGTGATGAGCAGATTAGGGAGCCCAAAGTACGGCGTGTCCTGTAGCTAATAGCTTGATGCTGGGAGAAGCAGCACACATCAGATGATGTCCTGCTGCCTTATCACGCAAGCCTCACAGTATCACTTTTTACTGTGAGCTATGTCAATCGAGACGGGCTTGGTCATGAAATCACTAAGAAGTTTCTAGTCATCAGAAGACTCATGTTTTATAAGGCTTTGTGAACTGTATTGATCCATATTTGTATTTGAACACTCCACAGAATGCCCCTACCACAGACCTCTGGGATTTGAATCTGGATCTGTATCATTAGACCAGATCAGCTGCTCCAGTCAGGACCAGTACACCGGCTGGTACTCCTCCTGGATCCCCGACAAGGCCCGCCTGAACAACCAAGGCTTTGGGTGAGCCCCCCTGTCACCTCCACTTCACATGACACACTCGTAAGCAGCCCTTATTGTGAGTGTAATACGTGACATTTCTGTCAGGTGTGCGTGGCTGTCCAAGTTCAATGACCAGTACCAGTGGATCCAGATTGATCTGAAGAAGGTGGGGGTGGTGTCTGGTATCCTCACCCAGGGCCGCTGCGACGCCGATGAGTGGATTACTAAATACAGCATCCAGTATCGCAGTGTGGACACTCTGAACTGGATCTATTACAAAGACCAGACGGGAAACAACAGGGTAAATACATCAGATAGTAGCCAGTTAAGAATTACGTCTCTTTTTCGTACAACAAAAGCAGATGCAGTCCTTATTCTGCCAGGCAGTAAAATGAAGCTTTGCATTAGTTCATGCAGGACAGAGAAGTCCTACCCTGTAATGAGCTGACAGTCAGCTGGTGTTAGTCCAATCAGTCacccaccaatcacagccatTCTCCCATCAAAGCTTGCTTCACTATTGAATAACACGACaacacggctgctgctgctgagtctttgcccccccctccacctttCTACTTTAGAGTCTTAAC
Proteins encoded in this region:
- the LOC118121086 gene encoding retinoschisin, with the protein product MKTKMVVTARAAVLLLLLISQALRAVHSQEEEEVVQEEELQEEEQQVIETWTSNVKACTCDCESADSSTLTPEVIPPVPPALLPTPPQGQPMNCMPECPYHRPLGFESGSVSLDQISCSSQDQYTGWYSSWIPDKARLNNQGFGCAWLSKFNDQYQWIQIDLKKVGVVSGILTQGRCDADEWITKYSIQYRSVDTLNWIYYKDQTGNNRVFYGNADRSSTVQNLLRPPIVARYIRLLPLGWHTRIAMRMELLMCMNKCT